DNA from Thermodesulfobacteriota bacterium:
TAGAAAAATTAATATAATAGGAGACATACCAATTTATGTTACCTTTGACAGCTCGGATGTCTGGACTAACCCGGAGATTTTTAAGTTGGATGAGCAAAAGCATCCCGAATTTGTTGCAGGAGTCCCCCCTGATTATTTCAGTGAGACCGGCCAACTTTGGGGTAATCCAGTGTATAATTGGGAATATTTACGAGAAACCAGGTATTCATGGTGGATAAAGCGATTAGAGCACAACCTTAAGTTGACTGATATAATTCGACTCGATCACTTCAGGGGTTTTGTTTCATATTGGGAAGTTCCGGCTGGAGAAGAAACGGCAATCAATGGAAGATGGGTTCAAGTTCCGGTAGTGGATTACTTCAAATCATTGCTTAAGAGATTTCCAAATCTCCCCGTGATTGCCGAGGACCTTGGTATTATAACGCCGGATGTGAGGGAGGTTATTAATTATTTTGATTTTCCTGGTATGAAACTGCTGATTTTCGCTTTTGGAGGCGATTTCCCAAATGGTGCATATCTACCGCATAACTATTCCAGAAATTGTGTTGTATACACGGGAACTCATGACAATAATACTGTGAAGGGGTGGTTCAGGGCTGAGGCAAGTCCTCAAGATAAAAAAAGGCTTTTTAACTACATTGGCAGAGAGGCGGAGGAAGAAAATATACACTGGGAACTGATAAGGCTCGCTATGGGGTCAGTGGCGAATATGGTGATTATACCGATGCAGGATATACTAGGCCTTGGTGAGGAATCGAAAATGAATTTACCCGCAACTTCTGATGGAAACTGGCAATGGCGGCTTAACCCTAAACAGATAACTCCTTCAGTGTCTGAAAAGCTCAGGAAGATTACAGAAACATACGGAAGGGCTTAGCTAAAATGAATTACACAATTAAAGAGTCTCATCTTACATGACTAAATTCCATACCCCAGATTGGGTTAAGGACGCGGTATTTTATCAGATATTTCCCGATCGCTTTGCAAAGAGCTCAAGAGTTCAAAAACCCTCCAATCTTGAACCGTGGGATTCGCGACCGACAAGACATGGTTTTAAGGGAGGTGATCTCTTGGGTGTTCTTGAAAAATTAGAGTACTTGCAGGATTTGGGGATCAATGCAATCTATTTGAACCCTGTTTTCAAGTCTGCTGCAAATCATCGTTATCATACATATGATTATTTTAATGTAGATCCGCTTCTTGGTGGCAATGGATCGCTTCGTGCATTGCTTGACGAGGCCCATGGACGGGGGATTAGAATAATCTTGGATGGAGTTTTCAATCACGCTAGTAGAGGATTTTACAAATTTCACCATATACTTGAGAATGGTCCTAGTTCACCATACATCGACTGGTTTATCATAAAGAAATTTCCTGTAGATGCTTACAACGAAAATCGAGAACCAAACTATGCAGCCTGGTGGGGGCTACATGCTCTGCCGAAATTTAATGTCAAGAATCCGGCTGTTAGAGAGTTTTTATGTAGTGTTGCCCGATACTGGATTGATTTTGGTATTGATGGATGGAGACTGGATATTCCAGAGGAGATTCGCGATCCCTCGTTTTGGCAGGAATTCAGGAGAAAGGTTAAATCTTCAAATCCTGATGCTTATCTGGTGGGCGAAATATGGCATGTAGCAAAAGAATGGCTTCAGGGTGACAGATTCGATGCGGTGATGAACTACCTTTTAAACAAGGCATGCCTCGGTTTTTTTATCGATAAAGAAGTTGATGAGGCTTTTGTAAGAGGTATGGGTTATGCACCTATACCACGCCTTGACTCTGAGCACTTTGCAGAAACAATAGATCGTCTTCTGAATCTCTATGACCATGAAGTCAACAATTCGCTACTTAACCTGCTGAGTTCTCATGACACAGCTCGCTTCCTAACAATTGCCCGAGGGGATGATTGTGCATTGCGTCTGGCGATCCTATTTTTAATGACTTTCCCTGGTATCCCTTGCATATATTACGGTGATGAAATCGGGATGGAAGGTGGGCGTGATCCAGACTGTCGTAGATCATTTCCCTGGGATAGGGGCGAATGGAACAATAATTTGCTGGAATATTTTAAGCGTTGTATATCACTAAGAATTAAATATCCTTCACTTCGCCGTGGTGATTTCAAAAAGCTTTACGCCAAAGAGGATGTTTATGCTTTTTCTCGGCGATTAGGGGACGAGACTTTAATCGTAGCCCTTAATGTTGCCGAGGTAATTCGTGCCCCCAAGATACAGATAGATGACTTTCTCCCCGAAGGATCTGTACTCCGTAAAATTTGGGATAGTTCTACAATTAGCGTTTATAATGGCTTTTTGAACGGACTTGCGCTATCCCCTAGGTCTGGATCTGTCTTACTCGTCGAGAAAATTGGCAATAGAATCTCGGAATCCGAGAATTAGCCTTCGTTATATTGAGTAGAAAAAATATTGCATTAGCATTCAAAGGGTTGCCATCTCAATATTATCAAAATTGCGACGATAGAATTTCATATAGTCTACTTTTCGCTCTAAAGCATCGATCACTACATTATTGAAATTTACCTTTTCAAAGGACTGGGCACTACCAAGTCCACCAGGACTGAATACGTTTATTTCCATCAACTTATCGCCCACTATGTCCAGGCCAACCAAAAACATCCCATCCTGAACAAGTTTAGGCCGAACCATTTCCACCAATTTAAGATGTGTTTTGGTTATGTCAGCTTCTCGCTTCCTCCCTCCAGCGTGGATGTTGCTCCTCATATCGTCACCGGTTCGTGCACGTCTGAATGCGGCGTATTTACCTTGATAACGAAGTGGGCGACCGTTCATCACAAAGAGACGGATGTCGCCTTCGATTGCTGCGGGTAAATATTCCTGCACGATTATATATCCGTCTCGATTGAGTGACTCAATCATTTGATTTAGGTTTGGGCGGTCTTCGGGTCTAACCAGAAAAACTCCTGTACCGCCAGAGCCCTGTAAGGGTTTCAGGACAGCGGTGCCTCCGAGATCTTTAACAAATTTCTTGATCTCGTCCCCATCTCTAGTAATCAATGTTTTTGGCCTTACCTCAGCGGGGAATAGCTGAAAATACATCTTGTTCAATGCCTTTGACAAGCCATTTGGATCGTTTAGTACTATTACACCATGCCTCATGGCAACCCGTCCGAAGATGATTCCGGCGTTTTGCGCCCAGGGGCGAGAAATGGCGTCAGTTGATGGATCATTTCGAAGCATCAGAACATCCAGATCATCGACTGTGATCCGCTCAGACTTTGCCTTTTTGCCCTGAAGATCAGACAGGTAAATCTCCCTGGATTTGTAATTTTGCTTTGGGGCCGATCTGGCTCTGGCGTGGATTTTCTCGTCAGGATCGTAAGCTAAATCGGCAACGCCCATCACCCAGGCATCGTGACCGCGGTTTTTAGCTGCTATGGCCAAGCGTGTTGTTGTATACCCCGCCTCTTCAGTCATGATGTCATTAACGACAAATCCTATTCTCATTATGTTTTCCTCCTTTCAATAAGTTCTAAAAGTGAAAGGCCACCCCGTAAACGCTCAAGCCGCTCACTTGCCTTTGGATTAGTCAAATACCGGGGTTTCAGTGGAGCAGATTTAAGCACCTTACGATATTGAAGCTCTTCTATAATGGGGAGATGATTTGCCGAAATCTTACCAATAAACAGGGGTTCTAGCTCGCCACCGAGTTTCAGGTAATCCAACAAATTTTTAAGACCCCTGAGATATATCGCATCTTTAGTTAATCCTCCACCCCTGTAAACCCTTAATGTAATAATAAACGCGGTTCGTTGCTCAAAACCATAGTCAATATCAAGCTTTCTAAAAGTATCGACAAATGTTGCACCTTCGACTAAGCACCTGACTGCTAACACGCGACCCGCAAGAATCCTTAGGCGTGGTTTGCTTAATCCACCAACGAGATACTCAGAGACTACCGCAAGACCTTCTTGGAGTTCTTCATAACCAGGTAAACCAGTATAAAGCTGGCGAAATGGCTGGGCTTTGCCGTTGTAATATGTTAGAAGATGGGTACCGACCTCATGCTGTATTAGGGCCTCAACTCTAGAAGGATGAATACTGGTCTTACTACCGATTAGCAAGTCACCCCTAGAGACCATGAGTCCAGAAGATATATCATCCCTGATCTGTACTTTGGCGGCAAATTTGGGGTAGATTCGACGGTAGTATTCGATTTCAATAGCAGCGTATCTTGCAAATTCCTCCGCATCTAAAATTCTCCCTGGCGATTTCTCGCGGCTTCTTGGAGGGATGTGGTTTAAAATAATATTTGCAAATTTAGTGATTTCTTTTTCTGTTCCACCATAAAGCTGCATGCTCCCGTACAGAAAACGCCTAGTCCCGCGATCATTTATCATCGAAATCTGTCTATCGAGTTCGGCTACCTTGTCTTTGAAGAGATGCGCTAGCGTCGGGTCTTCAACCCTCTCAATACGGATAGAGTAGAGTTTTCGCTTCAATAGAGCTGGGTCGAATGGTCTCGGTCGATAGTAAAACGTGGGTTCTCGCTCAAATTTCTTCCTTTTGAACGCTAACCAAGCTTGCTCGGAATTAATAGGTGTTACTTGAAGTAGGAAATCAAATGCGTTGCTCACTTCGGTTAGTTTATGGTCTACTTCTTTGACTGTCTTCACGACTGCCCCGCGACCTAAAACATGGTAGTGTTTGGGACGGCGAGTAGTATTGGTTCTTGTGAATTCGAAGAATGCCTCTTTGAGAGCCCTGGCGATGCCATGGTGGAGGTTCTGTAGCACCAGGGGGTAAATCTTTCCTGATTTTCTATTACGATAAACCGGTCTTATTTGAAGTCCAATCAATTTACAGCCGGTTTTCAAAGCTTTGGTTCGATCTATAAGAGGTTTTAGACTTGGAGGGTGTTCTTTTTCCCCATGTATAACCTCAACAGCCGCGGACTCTTTGAGTATTCGGATTCTTTTAAGCCCCTTTTCTAGGCTTTCAATTGTGGTATTTAGAGAACCCATCTTGGGCTCCCTCGTAAATATTCGTGAACCCGGTTTTAACCTTTCCAGTTGAGATCTACCGTTAAAGTTATCGCTTGAAGACCAGATTTCCACGACAAGGAAGGCACCGAATTGTGAGGAAAGGGTATTTACGACATTCCAGACTAGTTTAGATAAGCTACCATGATACGATCTTTTTCCAGGCGCAATCAAGTATGAAGCTTCTCCTAATACAAGACGTCGTGTTCCTTTGTCATTCCTAGCGGGTGGGATTCGATAGATACATAAGAAAGGAAGCTGCCCGTCTATGTGAATACGACCGTTGACGGGCAGTCTACGTCGAACCGGTTTGTTGCTGGCTAACCTTTCACATATTGTGTTGATAAAACGATCGGTAATTATGCCTGTCTTGGATTCTATCAGACCAGTCAAAATTTCTCAAGCTCCTCTAAAATTCCTGGTACTGTCGATTTTAGGGCATTACAAATTGTGTCTAGCTGCATATTGTCTGGAATACCTGTCCATTCGTCCATGAAAAACTTTTTGAATTCGATTGCTAAGGCACACCCCGTTTTTGGGAAATTCTCATGAATCCATCGGGGGAAATTCCCTCCCCGAAACCTAACATTCTCCCGAACGTCGAGGTCTCTACCTAAAAAATTAAAGTTTCTGAGATCGGTGATAAAGCGATCTACTATTGGAGACCAGAAATTACGATCCATAGTTCCTGTTCCAATGTTGACCTCGGGATTTTCCTCAGGGTTTGATGGTGGTCCGTTTGGCCCATTACGTCTGTGATTGTAGGTATGTAGGTCAAAAACGACAAAGCGGTCGAATTTGCTAACTAAGTCAGAAAATAAATTCTTCATCTCTTTGTGGAAGGTATCGTATTCTTTAAGTGAACGTTGGACAATTTCATTTGATGGTTTTCTTTTCCATATGTTTAATCCCCAAGCATCTTCAGGGTTAATGTAAACTGCTTTCTCTCTTTGACGGTTCAGATCTACCTCAAATCTCGATCGAAAGGCCACAAATTGGGTGTCAGCTATTACAGTCCATTCTCCTGTGAAAGGGTCTTCTTCACGAAGTCTTGAGGACTCGTCCAATGCGAGCAGCTCTGCAATTTCTTCTCTTGTATCATGACCGTTATGAATTGCTGTTGCGACTAGCGGATTTTCACCTACAGTTAATTTCCATAAGGTTTCGTTCAAATTGAGTGTTTTAATCGCTCCTCAAATTTATATTACTCAATCAGTTGTGAACAAAGATTAACTTACAATACCTTTAGCTTTTTGAATTTTTTTACAGAAACGATATAATCCTATGCAAATATCTTAAAAGTTACAAGCTGTTAGATCTCAACAGCATAGATCGATCATTGTATGACGATGAAAAAAATCTATCGGTCAAAAAAGGATAAAATGATTGCCGGAATATGTGGCGGCTTGGGCGAAATGTTCGAGATAGATCCGACACTCATAAGGCTCGGGCTCGTTTTTATAGGTTTGGTTACAGGCATCGTACCACTTGTCATCGCCTATATTCTCGGTTGGATAATTATCCCTGAAAACCCGGAATAGAAAATGATGCGTAAATTTTTTAGGTGTCTCAATATTGGACCTTAGTCATTGGTTCGAATTTAAAAGAGCCACATGGATAAATCATATGTCCTTACCAAGTTAGTTGATATAAACTTCGAAAAATTTGATAAATCATGGTTGAATCATCAAGTGTATGACCTGGAATCCGGAGTGTTACTGCAAATTCCAGAGAGAGAGATTTGAGCCATTCAACGACCTTCTAAAACTTGTAGTAATAAAAGCGGGCATGAATGTGGTGGACCTGGGCTGTGGTACAGGCGAGATCACCAATAAGGTTGCTGATAGACTACCTAGCAGTAGTGTCTTGGGGATAGATTCATCCCCTGAGATGTTAAATAGCGCAAAAAGGTTGGAGCGTCCAGGTCTAAGTTTCAAATTGTGCTCTATAGAAGATATCTCTGGCAAATGGGATTTGATTTTTTCAAACGCAGCCATCCACTGGGTCGAAAATCACGAGGAACTAATACCTAGGCTTTTCTCATGGCTTCAGTCCGGTGGGCAAATTGTTATACAAGTTCCCTCAAACCATCTCCACCCGACTCAAACGTTACTAAGGGAAATCGCGGGAGAAAAACCGTTTAAAAAAGTGCTTAATGGATGGGTAAGAAATTCGCCTGTCCTCTCAATTAGTGAATATGCAGAGTCTCTATATCAGAGTGGGGGGAAGGGTATTGTTATTTTCGAAAAGGTTTATCCTCATGTTCTGAATGATGTTGATGCCATTATAGATTGGATGCGTGGGTCAGTGTTGATTCCTTATCTTGATCGTTTACCAATGGAGTTGCAGGAAAGCTTTATCGAATTATACAGAGAAAGACTATTGGAGAAGTGGCCTAAGGGCCCCGTTTTTTTCCCATATCAAAGAATATTATTTGCTGCAACTCATCCTTAAACAGGCACATCCACCGTGAGGCCATGACCCCGAGGAGCTGTAGTGTAAATAGCATTGCAAAAAAAGATAGAAGAGCTATCATCTATTGATGATTGTTCATGAGAAATGGAGGATAAGTCAATGAGAATCGAGCACGTTATGTTTTTTTTATTGATTGCCCTCTTTATTTCCTGTCGTTCAAATTCTTCAAATGAGGTTCACGTCTTAAAGCAATATTCACTGGATACACTCGATGATGTAATCACACAAACAGGAGTCCAAATTGACAATCAAGATTCGAGTGACGGAAATGGTTCTCTAAGAATTATGGCTGCAAAGCCCACGGTAGTGAGACTTTTTGAAATTGATGACATTAATGTGGAGAATGCGACCCTTATTTATAGGGCGAAACTTAAGACAGTAAATGTGGATGGAAAGGTGTATTTGGAGATGTGGTGCCACTTTCCAGGAAAGGGAGAATTTTTCTCTCGGGGACTAGCAACTCCACTCACAGGGACAACAGATTGGACGACTGAGGAGACTCCATTCTTTTTGAAAAAAGGGGAAAAGCCGGATTATGTCAAATTAAATCTTGTAATCGATGGCACGGGTACGGTCTGGATTGATGCTATTAGCCTTCTGAGGGCTCCTATTAGTTAGAAAATCATAAGAGTTTTTTACTATTTCTAGTCCTGGTCTGCTATCAGTTGTTGAAGAGCAATTTAGGGAAAATGTCATGAATCGTCCTTTTTCATCAATTAAATTAATAGCAGTTGGATTTTTTTTGTGTTCCTTCTCAAATCTTCATGGGTCAGTAAGTGTTGCAGATTCAGATAATAAGTCTATCAATGAAGTCCCGGTCTACGGGTATAAGATAGTTAATTCATATCCACATGATCCCGAAGCCTTTACGCAAGGATTAGTATACGAAGATGGATTTATATATGAAGGAACGGGTTTGCACGGAAGATCATCATTACGAAAGGTCGAGTTGGAAACCGGTCGTATATTGCAGAATCACAATTTGCCAGATCAGTATTTCGGTGAAGGCCTGACAATTCATGGTGATAAAATAACTCAGTTGACCTGGAGATCAAATGTAGGGTTTGTATATGATAAGGGAAATTTTACATTAATTGAGAAGTTTAACTATCCCACTGAAGGTTGGGGTATTACCCATGACGACAAGAATGTAATCATGAGCGATGGTTCAGATACCTTATATTTCCTGGATCCAATTACACATAAAGAGACCAACAGAGTAAAGGTGAGGTATGAAGGCCGCCCGGTTACTAGGCTAAATGAATTGGAATATATCCATGGTGAGATATTTGCCAATATCTGGTTTACGGACATTATCGCAAGGATATCACCCAAGACTGGAAAAGTAATGGGATGGATAGATCTGAGAGGCCTCTCCGATGATTTTGGTCCCAGGAGAAGCAACCAAGTTTTGAATGGGATTGCTTACGACGATAAGGGTGATCGATTGTTTGTAACCGGAAAGCTATGGCCAAAGATATATGAAATCAAGCTTGAGCGAGTCGACTGAATTTTCGACCCGCCCTTAATTGGGCCTTTAATTATTTTTATGGTAAATGGCCTTCCAAAAATTGCGTTAAGAAAATCAGGAACGGAGACGTTAAGAAAAATTTGGGGGTTGCAGTTGGATTAAATTTTTTAGTCGGAGTGTATGATTTTTAGCAAATTTTTGGATAGCCTTGATTTTTGCTTCTTTGTATCAAGACAAAGAAGTTAAAGACGACAAGTAAGATGAATCAGGAAAACGCTTTTAAAGATTCTGTCCGCGAAATATCTGGCATTTACAGCAATCACATCTGAGACCTTCAGTTTCTATTATGATACCCTGCAGGTCGCTGCACGGTTGTTGAAAAAAGTTTGGATTTTTGTGTATCTAACTACTTACATTCCAAACCATTTGGTGTAATAATAGTTCGTGCAGGGCGTTCTTATAAATTGTATAGGGGGGAGAATCAATGGCAAAAGAGGCTTCATCGCTAGATGTCGATATTTATAATGAGATACTATCAATGTTTGACTCGGCTGAGGAGATGTTTTTATTGACTTGGGAAGGATTTAAGAGGCTGGATAAAGATAGGCTCCATAAGGCTGAGAGGATTGGCAGAGAGTTGCACGGAAAGGAAAAGATGCTTACACACGCAATAATGATCAAATATTCAGGAGGAGAGGAGGCGAATAATCAAATAGGCTTCGGTTATATTCCATCTCACCTTGAGAGAATTGGAGACAACATTGAGCTGCTATTAAGATGCAGTGTAACAATCATAAAAGAGGGTGTGTGCTTTAGTGATAGGGCAATTAAAGAGATAAACACATTATTTGATAAATCGATCGAGATCCTTCAATCCGCTAGCGATGCGTTGAAAACAAATGATATGGAAAAGTTAGTTAACATTAGAGAGGAAGGAAGAAAATTTCAAGAAATTATAGGCGGGTATTCCCTATCCCATTACGATCGCTTGATCGAAGGTGTATGTATGCCTAAGTCTTCTTCATCTTATCTAGCAATTCTTGACTACCTTTCTGGGATAGAAAAGCACATTAGAAATATTGTGGAGAGAATGGAAGGTTAGATTTCCTAATGAGAAAATATTTTAAAAGAATTTGAATGGCGCGTTGGACAAGTTATCTAGTCGACTATTATCATTATTAATAATAATTATTTTGGTAAGTTATGCTTGTCCGGAGGCCAGTGAGAACAATATCCACACAGATAAAGATATTATATTTCAAGCTTCAACTTTGACCGCTCTTTCCGAGGGCGTCTTTGAGGGAAATCTATCTGTCGGAGAGTTAAGGAAATTGGGAAACTTTGGCTTAGGGACCTTTAATGGACTCGATGGAGAGATGATCGAACTGGATGGTAACGTCTATCAAATAAGAGATGACGGAATAGCATATCCAGTGAAGAATTCAATGAAAACACCATTTTCAGTAGTCACATTATTCGATATAGATAGGAGGATTAATGTAAGGAACCCTTTAGATTGTGACAAGCTCGAAAGGGTCATAGATAAATTTCTTCCGACAAAAAATATTTTCTATGCAATAAAGGTCTCAGGGTTATTCGAAAATGTTAGGGTCCGTAGTATTCCTAAACAGTATGAACCATTTCCTACACTTGCCCAAGCTCTAAAAGGAGAAACAACATTTGAGCTTCATTCCGTAATGGGCACACTTGTGGGCTTACGATTCCCCTCGTATGTTAATGGAGTAAATGTCCCGGGCTACCATTTTCATTTTATTACTGATGATAGAAAAGCGGGGGGGCATGTTCTTGAGTGCAAGGCTCAGAATGTTAAGGTTGATGTAGATTATTCTTACCAGCTAAATATCAAGCTCCCCGACACTCAAGGGTTTTATAAGTTTGTTCAGTAAATTGGTGACATTCTTTATACAAAGCTCTTGTTGAAAGAGCTGTTCAATGGAATGTTGTGTTAAAAATAGTTACTATAATCTACGATTAGGAATTAGTGATATTTGTTTTAAAAAAATCGAATTGATCGATCAGGTGGGTAACACGTACGAATTTGGAAGAATATCATTCTTTGTTTTGGCGGCCTTGATCTCCACTATTATTAATGGCTTTACCAGCGCATTTACTGAGGAGTCGAAGCCAGCAGAGGCAAGGATTTCTCAAGATGGCATCCAGAGGGCAGAGATTATTGTTGATAGTTACGGCTTTGAGCCAAATCATATACTGGTAGTTGTGGGAAAGCCTGTAGAACTTGATTTAAGAAGCGTTACCAGCGTTATTCCTCATAATTTTAGTATTGATCATCCTGAGGCCGGAATGGATATAGATCAAAATATACCTCATGGCAAGGATGTCAAAGTCACATTTGTCCCAACAAAGACGGGAAGCTATGAGTTTTATTGCGATAAAAAGGGGTTGTTTGGAAGTCATCGTAAAAAGGGTATGGAGGGAATAATAGAGGTAAAAGAATAGGAGTGAATTGAGAGAATGTTTATTTCCTGTACTTATTGATTAATAGATCATTTTTTTAATTAATGCGGTAGATAGGTTAGGTATTTGAAGTATTGACTAAACCAAATGCAAGAAATTCGAACAAATGGTCACGAAAACGAAGAGGGAATGCCGAATCCTATTGTCTTGTTTGATGGGGTTTGCAACTTGTGCAGTTCAGTGGTGAGATTCACCATTTTGAGAGACCCAGATCGAATATTCAGATTTGCATCATTGCAGTCCGAGGTTGGCCACTTTTTTTTAAATAAATTTGGTCTTTCAACTGAGGATTTTGATTCCTTTGTTCTGATCGAGGGAGATAAATTTTTTTTAAGGTCGACAGCAGTATTGTCCTTTTGTAGAAGGTTGAAGGGACTGTGGCCCCTTCTATATCTATTGATCATAATACCTAGACCAATAAGGGATTTTGTTTATAATATTGTCGCTGAAAACAGATACAGATGGTTTGGAAAAAAGGAAGAGTGTTTCATCCCTTCTGCTGATATAAGAAATAGATTTCTCTAAATTCTATTACAGAATGTTTATGAGATGATTTCAAGACCTCCCCTTATATTCAAGATCGCAACTGAGGAATGGGAGTTTGCGCAAGTTCATCAACTCAACTACAGAACTTTTGTGGAGGAAATACCACAACATGAAACAAATCCTG
Protein-coding regions in this window:
- a CDS encoding thiol-disulfide oxidoreductase DCC family protein; amino-acid sequence: MQEIRTNGHENEEGMPNPIVLFDGVCNLCSSVVRFTILRDPDRIFRFASLQSEVGHFFLNKFGLSTEDFDSFVLIEGDKFFLRSTAVLSFCRRLKGLWPLLYLLIIIPRPIRDFVYNIVAENRYRWFGKKEECFIPSADIRNRFL